A part of Thermogemmatispora onikobensis genomic DNA contains:
- a CDS encoding S53 family peptidase — protein sequence MERTPITRWLPHLVATAIVLCGLLVGTLIHFYANQIVQAAKPHYVINRPEYIYAGAVNKDRTFPCQTTNPATCFGPKQIQAAYEVAPVLAKGITGKGHTIVIIDAYQSPTIRHDLHTFDTLFGLPDPPSFNIVAPDGLPPFNSFDSTQVGWAAEISLDVEWAHAIAPDAAITLVLAKSNQDIDVLNATRYAVEHNLGDIISQSFGEGESCVDPELLKQEHELFSKAVAQGMTLFAASGDQGAAQYTCDGNSYFLSVSSPASDPLVTAVGGTLLEANGTQGSYQGEEAWDEPQYQAASGGGFSTIYPRPDYQNGVAQIGGYRGLPDVAFNAGIDSGVLVVWSSSGEGEDLVFRFGGTSAGSPQWAGIAALADQLAGHRLGNLNPALYAIGRSNLYTQAFHDVTSGDNTFVGQDGQGNAVAIQGYSAGAGWDAVTGLGTPRVAKLLPLLIQPPSSAPMRPLLSHSR from the coding sequence ATGGAGAGAACCCCCATTACGCGCTGGCTGCCGCACCTGGTTGCCACCGCCATCGTCCTGTGTGGCTTACTGGTAGGGACGCTGATCCACTTCTACGCCAATCAGATCGTTCAGGCGGCCAAACCGCACTATGTGATCAACCGGCCCGAGTACATCTACGCCGGCGCGGTGAACAAGGACCGCACCTTCCCGTGCCAGACCACGAATCCGGCGACCTGCTTTGGGCCGAAGCAGATTCAGGCTGCCTACGAGGTTGCCCCTGTCCTGGCCAAGGGGATCACCGGGAAAGGGCACACCATCGTGATCATCGACGCCTACCAAAGTCCGACGATCCGCCATGACCTGCACACCTTCGATACGCTCTTCGGTTTGCCGGACCCGCCCAGCTTCAACATTGTGGCGCCCGATGGCCTGCCTCCTTTCAATTCCTTCGACAGCACGCAGGTCGGCTGGGCCGCAGAGATCAGCCTTGATGTTGAATGGGCCCATGCTATCGCCCCAGATGCAGCGATCACCCTGGTGCTGGCTAAGTCCAACCAGGACATCGATGTGCTGAACGCGACGCGCTACGCGGTCGAGCATAATCTGGGCGATATCATCTCGCAGAGCTTTGGTGAAGGTGAGAGCTGCGTCGATCCCGAGTTGCTCAAGCAGGAGCATGAGCTGTTCTCCAAAGCGGTGGCGCAAGGTATGACGCTCTTTGCGGCCTCGGGTGATCAGGGCGCGGCTCAGTATACCTGCGACGGCAACTCCTACTTCCTGAGTGTCTCTTCGCCGGCCAGCGATCCGCTGGTGACGGCAGTCGGCGGGACGCTGCTGGAAGCGAACGGCACGCAGGGGAGCTATCAGGGCGAGGAAGCCTGGGATGAGCCACAGTATCAGGCGGCCAGCGGTGGGGGCTTCAGCACCATCTATCCCCGGCCAGATTACCAGAATGGGGTTGCCCAGATCGGCGGCTACCGCGGCCTGCCGGATGTGGCCTTTAACGCCGGCATCGATAGCGGCGTGCTGGTGGTCTGGAGTTCATCGGGCGAGGGCGAAGATCTGGTCTTCCGCTTTGGTGGTACGAGCGCTGGCTCACCCCAGTGGGCCGGTATCGCCGCCCTGGCCGATCAACTGGCCGGCCACCGCCTGGGCAATCTGAACCCGGCCCTCTACGCGATCGGACGCTCGAATCTCTATACGCAGGCTTTCCACGATGTTACCTCGGGCGACAATACCTTTGTCGGCCAGGATGGGCAGGGCAACGCTGTCGCCATCCAGGGCTATAGCGCTGGCGCCGGCTGGGACGCTGTGACCGGTCTGGGGACACCGCGCGTGGCCAAGCTGCTTCCTTTGCTGATCCAACCACCTTCCTCCGCCCCGATGCGTCCGCTGCTCTCCCACTCCCGCTGA
- a CDS encoding S53 family peptidase, which yields MNDLALVRRLSRLLITAVAVCAMLALSLGLSGGTSAAALTARGVHGFAVVRPQYEYVGVARSDTTFRCQTTTPPNCYGPKQIREAYEITPILNKGITGKGRSIVIIDAYQSPTIAHDLQTFDSIFGLPDPPFTIIAPDGLTPFDPNDANQVSWAGEITLDVEWAHAIAPDAHIVLVLAKSNQDTDILSATRYAIRHNLGDVISQSFGEGESCVDPKLLRQEHELFREATLKGITLFASSGDQGAAQPTCDGNSYFLSASSPASDPLVTGVGGTKLIADGQTGAYQSETAWNEPQYEVASGGGFSTVYPKPFYQVGTAGIGRYRGVPDVAYNAAVDGGVLAVWSSSGLGQDLVFRFGGTSAGSPQWAGITALADQFGHHRVGFLNPAFYLIGHSPLYGQAFHDITTGNNTFTGTDANGNPVTINGYSAAKGWDPVTGWGTPRVAHLLPLLVAFGCGTSGRDLARARSL from the coding sequence ATGAACGATCTAGCTCTCGTCCGTCGGCTCTCGCGCCTGCTCATTACCGCAGTGGCGGTCTGCGCCATGCTGGCGCTCAGCCTTGGTCTGAGCGGGGGAACAAGTGCGGCAGCACTGACGGCTCGCGGCGTACATGGCTTCGCCGTAGTGCGTCCGCAGTACGAGTATGTTGGTGTTGCTCGCAGCGATACGACCTTCCGCTGCCAGACGACCACGCCGCCCAACTGCTACGGCCCCAAGCAGATTCGCGAGGCATATGAGATCACCCCGATCCTGAATAAAGGGATTACAGGAAAAGGACGCTCGATCGTTATTATTGACGCCTACCAGAGTCCCACCATCGCCCACGATCTGCAGACCTTCGACTCTATCTTCGGGTTGCCCGACCCACCTTTCACCATCATTGCACCGGATGGATTGACTCCCTTCGATCCAAACGATGCGAACCAGGTAAGCTGGGCGGGCGAGATCACGCTTGATGTGGAGTGGGCCCACGCTATTGCTCCCGACGCCCATATCGTGCTGGTGCTGGCCAAGTCCAATCAGGATACGGATATCCTCAGCGCGACGCGCTACGCGATTCGCCATAATCTGGGCGACGTCATTTCTCAGAGCTTTGGCGAGGGCGAGAGCTGCGTCGACCCGAAGCTGCTGCGCCAGGAGCACGAGCTGTTCCGGGAGGCCACGCTGAAGGGGATCACGCTCTTTGCTTCTTCAGGCGACCAGGGAGCGGCTCAGCCGACGTGCGATGGCAATTCGTATTTCCTCAGCGCGAGCTCGCCAGCCAGTGATCCTCTGGTGACGGGCGTGGGAGGAACGAAGCTGATCGCCGATGGCCAGACCGGCGCTTATCAGAGCGAGACGGCCTGGAATGAGCCACAGTACGAGGTGGCCAGCGGCGGCGGCTTCAGCACCGTCTATCCGAAGCCATTCTACCAGGTCGGCACCGCCGGAATCGGTCGCTATCGCGGCGTGCCCGATGTAGCCTACAACGCTGCGGTCGACGGCGGTGTGCTGGCTGTCTGGAGTTCGTCGGGCCTGGGCCAGGATCTGGTCTTCCGCTTCGGCGGTACGAGCGCCGGCTCGCCTCAGTGGGCCGGGATTACGGCCCTGGCCGATCAGTTCGGCCACCATCGCGTGGGCTTCCTCAATCCTGCCTTCTACCTGATCGGCCATTCGCCGCTCTACGGGCAGGCTTTCCACGACATTACGACGGGGAACAATACCTTTACGGGCACCGACGCCAATGGCAACCCGGTGACCATTAACGGCTACTCCGCCGCTAAGGGCTGGGACCCCGTGACCGGCTGGGGAACACCACGGGTGGCCCACCTCCTGCCGCTGCTAGTGGCTTTCGGCTGCGGTACGTCGGGCCGCGATCTGGCACGCGCTCGCTCTCTGTAA
- a CDS encoding RNA polymerase sigma factor, translating to MINLQDPALREQLRRRTPEGRYLLSEAELVLAIRTCDAQGDSERVQLLCEALVERCGPEFQRRTQGLRHRPDLREEAIANMVEHLLREARDSQEVFMTQNFAHYLRCLCADEFTRVLRQEGLHYRRDSEGRPAGQPQHIPRSLMESLQASPSEEEGSPGADVADPQDAYERLHALEESRRILTYLSDPLDRKIVVLRVFQGLKWDDIAQLCQRTERTVRLRYEKARAYLRACLDREREELEAALMRQQHQRRPAQHVPTAYGQNQQR from the coding sequence ATGATCAACCTGCAGGACCCTGCTCTCAGGGAGCAACTACGGCGCAGGACCCCAGAAGGCCGCTATCTGCTGAGCGAGGCCGAGCTGGTGCTCGCGATCCGTACCTGTGATGCACAGGGAGACAGCGAGCGTGTCCAGCTCCTCTGTGAGGCGCTGGTCGAGCGCTGTGGTCCAGAATTTCAGCGGCGCACTCAAGGCTTACGCCATCGGCCCGACCTGCGCGAGGAAGCGATCGCCAATATGGTTGAGCATCTCCTGCGCGAAGCCCGTGACTCACAGGAGGTGTTCATGACTCAGAATTTCGCCCATTATTTGCGCTGTCTCTGCGCAGACGAGTTCACGCGCGTCCTCCGTCAGGAGGGACTGCACTACCGGCGCGACAGCGAGGGGCGCCCTGCGGGACAGCCGCAGCACATCCCTCGTTCTCTAATGGAATCGCTCCAGGCCAGTCCCTCCGAGGAAGAAGGATCGCCCGGCGCCGATGTGGCCGATCCCCAGGATGCCTATGAGCGCCTGCATGCTCTTGAAGAGAGCAGGCGCATTCTAACCTATCTCTCGGACCCGCTCGATCGCAAGATCGTGGTGCTGCGCGTCTTCCAGGGGTTGAAGTGGGACGATATCGCGCAGCTTTGTCAGCGGACCGAGCGCACGGTGCGCCTGCGCTACGAGAAGGCCCGAGCCTATCTGCGCGCCTGCCTCGATCGCGAGCGCGAGGAATTGGAAGCAGCGCTGATGCGTCAGCAGCATCAGCGACGACCAGCGCAGCATGTGCCCACAGCTTACGGGCAGAATCAGCAAAGGTGA
- a CDS encoding helix-turn-helix domain-containing protein, with protein MASIDSRIIQQLKMAWLAAEERGDKQAQIALLRAHPEAQEALIDFIAAYHATALEQEHDTLASPEEIQLLPLTERACQRALARVFGLNQGSEADAQARPEASAASLASVKTLRELRQRRRLSLTEAARGLHLGVDVWKKFEDGLIDLLSLSARQLERLASFFDISPQEFGELLRNSQPTLALNRRQTGEAARRQRQEAPARQSLAEAIARSDMSEPEKRAWLEE; from the coding sequence ATGGCAAGCATCGACAGCCGGATAATCCAACAGCTGAAGATGGCCTGGCTGGCCGCCGAGGAACGCGGCGATAAGCAGGCTCAGATCGCCCTCTTGCGCGCGCATCCCGAGGCTCAGGAGGCTCTCATCGACTTTATCGCAGCCTACCACGCAACGGCCCTGGAGCAAGAACATGACACGCTCGCCTCGCCTGAAGAGATCCAGCTGCTGCCCCTGACGGAGCGGGCCTGTCAGCGTGCGCTGGCGCGCGTCTTCGGCCTCAACCAGGGCAGCGAGGCCGACGCTCAGGCCAGGCCCGAAGCCTCAGCCGCCTCGCTTGCTTCTGTTAAAACCTTGCGCGAGCTGCGCCAGCGACGCCGGCTGAGCCTGACTGAAGCGGCGCGCGGTTTGCACCTGGGCGTCGATGTCTGGAAAAAGTTTGAAGATGGCCTGATCGATCTGCTGAGTCTTAGCGCGCGCCAACTTGAACGGCTGGCGAGCTTCTTCGACATCAGTCCACAGGAGTTCGGCGAGCTGCTGCGCAACAGCCAGCCAACCCTCGCCCTCAATCGTCGGCAGACAGGCGAGGCGGCTCGGCGACAGCGTCAGGAAGCTCCTGCCAGGCAGAGCCTGGCTGAGGCCATTGCCCGCAGCGACATGAGCGAGCCAGAGAAGCGCGCCTGGTTAGAGGAGTAA
- a CDS encoding class I SAM-dependent methyltransferase: MFLIQRWQKRFFSSAHPSRWQLQLTVERGDYVETAAARFYGGPVLGQEEILVVGCGGQGQLCEELARRGAIIVGLDDSPRVVEQAQRHARASGLGHLIAYMCGRAEALPFATGSFSMVVCLQALEQVRDLRAAIAEMARVLAPGGLLLFEALNGSWPARLLLSWPLVREQKNAGRPRSFIRPRELAFLLTAYGLQPGEIGRFLPHDLAHGGPSWHLNLSRVTRARSLGYALRLPPWRPDPPFRQEAG; this comes from the coding sequence ATGTTTCTCATACAACGCTGGCAGAAGAGGTTTTTTTCCAGTGCTCACCCTTCTCGGTGGCAGTTGCAGCTGACGGTGGAGCGCGGTGATTACGTAGAGACGGCAGCAGCGCGCTTCTACGGGGGGCCAGTTCTGGGGCAAGAGGAGATCCTGGTCGTGGGCTGTGGTGGCCAGGGTCAGCTCTGCGAGGAGCTGGCGCGGCGTGGGGCTATTATCGTGGGGCTTGATGATTCGCCGCGCGTTGTGGAGCAGGCGCAGCGCCATGCCCGGGCGAGTGGCCTGGGTCATTTGATCGCCTATATGTGTGGGCGGGCTGAGGCCCTCCCTTTCGCCACCGGCTCCTTCTCGATGGTCGTCTGTTTGCAGGCCCTGGAGCAGGTCAGGGACCTGCGGGCGGCCATCGCCGAAATGGCGCGCGTGCTGGCTCCAGGCGGCCTGTTACTCTTTGAGGCCCTCAATGGCAGCTGGCCAGCGCGCTTGCTGTTGAGCTGGCCGCTGGTTCGCGAGCAGAAGAACGCTGGCCGCCCGCGGAGCTTCATTCGTCCTCGCGAGCTGGCCTTCCTGCTCACCGCCTACGGTCTGCAACCCGGCGAGATAGGCCGCTTTCTCCCCCACGACCTTGCCCACGGCGGCCCCAGCTGGCACCTGAACCTCAGCCGCGTCACGAGGGCCCGCTCCCTCGGCTACGCCCTACGCCTGCCGCCGTGGCGACCAGACCCTCCGTTTCGCCAGGAAGCTGGGTGA
- the ffh gene encoding signal recognition particle protein, whose product MFESLSKRLEGIFSGLSGKGKLTEADVDEAMREVRMALLDADVNLRVVRQFAERVRAKAIGAEVLGSFSPAQQVLQIVHDELIEMLGGEGSENRLDLGGPPPNVIMLVGLQGTGKTTTAAKLANYLRKEGQRPLLVAADMYRPAAVRQLQTLGKQLSIPVYAEPMGANPVDICVHAVDYAREQAASVVILDTAGRLNIDEQMMQEVIAIRNRVQPREVLLVADAMTGQEAVRVASDFNRAVALTGMILTKMDGDARGGAALSIRAVTGVPIKFLGVGEKTDALEPFYPDRLASRILGMGDVLTLIERAQEAIDQQEALQTQARLQQGQFDLEDFLKAMRQLKRMGPLRSILEMVPGFNKLASLPEMDEALEGDPLKHIEAIILSMTPEERRNPDIVNGSRRRRIARGSGTSVQAVNQLLAQFNETRTMLRQFSSGKGPWARLLRQYASDGGGLAAGLPGMPAAPSLPQLNSGEPRKTGKAARKERKKQKAKQKKRR is encoded by the coding sequence ATGTTTGAAAGTCTCTCAAAGCGCCTTGAAGGGATCTTCAGCGGGCTGAGTGGCAAGGGGAAGCTGACCGAGGCTGACGTCGACGAAGCCATGCGTGAGGTGCGCATGGCCCTGCTGGATGCGGATGTCAACCTGCGCGTGGTGCGCCAGTTTGCCGAGCGCGTGCGGGCCAAAGCCATTGGCGCAGAGGTCTTGGGGAGCTTCTCGCCGGCTCAGCAGGTGCTGCAGATCGTGCATGACGAACTTATAGAGATGCTGGGTGGTGAAGGAAGTGAGAACCGTCTTGATCTGGGGGGGCCACCGCCCAATGTCATCATGCTGGTCGGGCTACAAGGCACAGGCAAAACCACCACGGCGGCGAAGCTGGCCAACTATCTGCGCAAGGAGGGTCAGCGTCCGCTGCTTGTGGCCGCCGACATGTATCGGCCAGCGGCTGTGCGCCAGCTGCAGACCCTGGGCAAGCAGCTCTCGATTCCGGTGTATGCCGAGCCGATGGGGGCCAACCCGGTTGACATCTGTGTCCATGCTGTCGACTATGCCCGCGAGCAGGCTGCCTCTGTCGTTATTCTCGATACTGCTGGGCGTCTCAACATCGACGAGCAGATGATGCAGGAGGTCATCGCCATTCGCAACCGTGTGCAGCCGCGCGAGGTCCTGCTTGTGGCCGACGCCATGACGGGTCAGGAGGCGGTGCGTGTGGCCAGCGACTTCAACCGGGCCGTAGCCCTCACGGGGATGATTCTGACCAAGATGGATGGCGATGCCCGTGGTGGCGCGGCGCTCTCGATCCGGGCGGTCACGGGGGTCCCCATTAAGTTCCTGGGTGTTGGGGAAAAGACGGATGCCCTGGAACCGTTTTACCCCGACCGTTTGGCCTCGCGTATACTGGGAATGGGCGACGTCCTGACCCTCATCGAGCGAGCACAGGAGGCCATTGATCAGCAGGAGGCGCTCCAGACCCAGGCCCGCTTGCAGCAGGGACAGTTTGACCTGGAGGACTTCCTCAAGGCGATGCGCCAGCTCAAGCGCATGGGGCCCCTGCGCTCCATTCTGGAGATGGTGCCTGGCTTCAACAAGCTGGCCTCCCTGCCCGAGATGGATGAGGCCCTGGAAGGCGATCCTTTGAAGCATATCGAGGCGATTATCCTCTCGATGACACCCGAGGAGCGACGCAATCCCGATATTGTCAACGGCAGCCGACGCCGACGCATCGCACGCGGTAGCGGTACCAGCGTGCAGGCGGTCAATCAACTCCTCGCCCAGTTCAATGAGACACGTACCATGCTACGCCAGTTCTCCAGCGGCAAAGGTCCCTGGGCCCGCTTGCTGCGCCAATACGCCAGCGATGGTGGCGGCCTGGCGGCTGGCCTGCCCGGTATGCCGGCTGCTCCGAGCCTGCCTCAGCTGAACAGCGGGGAACCCAGGAAGACTGGCAAGGCTGCCCGTAAAGAACGGAAAAAGCAAAAGGCCAAGCAGAAAAAGAGGAGGTAA
- a CDS encoding L,D-transpeptidase: MPARPQPRARPPAPGALLLLSLMLLLLLMSACGGDSQARQQASQSKDQLDQLLHYALSIGVPATLLQPIQKQEAALSSGSPPFSPFDDRPVTAYYTRLTNQYKHLQDQTQQVIHTATEQFQTRAQQDMQNFQDALTARRVDGFGNLQFFTQQYQHDQDLMATARYPRDYAAISKEAQTHTQALNLMKTTHDRLVALQNTIKQLQKANIDVTAMQAQYQDDLQTFNQASKPTDFQHLQSLINAQYELAVVNSIQAVPYVGSFKLNTFKAQIDDLKKYGIDASSYQQRYNADKAAMERATTLEQYLAVSRQIDTDMAAMYPDLVRGEAYWLVNEIDRQARSWGKAHLYHDKFDGNNYILDAGYTLDGIGYWLNRELSWTYTTEDYQAIVDEEQNQLFNLHMMEQNYNDHTPYNKVHQTDLQILDHYHLRGSQVLMVSFTEQAMRIYDHGKLVNAFLVTTGRVERPALPGVWPTQNRESPTEFKSSDPPGSPYYYPPTHINYAILYHWGGFFVHDAWWRADFGPGTQFPHYDSGGDESFAGNGSHGCVNVQESQMAWLYAHTDWNTVIVIY; encoded by the coding sequence ATGCCGGCCAGACCCCAGCCTCGCGCTCGCCCGCCGGCTCCTGGCGCGCTGCTCTTGCTGAGCTTGATGCTGCTCCTACTGCTCATGAGCGCCTGCGGCGGCGATTCCCAGGCCCGCCAGCAGGCCAGCCAGAGCAAAGATCAGCTCGATCAGTTGCTGCACTATGCGCTCTCTATCGGCGTGCCCGCTACTCTATTGCAACCGATTCAAAAGCAGGAGGCCGCTCTCAGCAGCGGTTCCCCACCGTTCTCCCCATTCGACGATCGGCCAGTCACCGCCTATTATACTCGTCTGACCAATCAATACAAGCATTTGCAAGATCAAACTCAACAAGTTATTCATACCGCTACTGAACAGTTTCAGACGCGGGCCCAGCAGGATATGCAGAATTTTCAGGATGCCCTGACGGCGCGCCGCGTCGATGGTTTTGGCAATCTGCAATTTTTTACGCAGCAATATCAGCATGATCAGGACCTGATGGCTACAGCGCGCTATCCCCGGGATTATGCTGCGATCAGTAAGGAGGCCCAAACCCATACCCAGGCTTTAAATCTGATGAAGACGACCCATGATCGTCTGGTGGCCTTGCAGAATACGATTAAACAGCTCCAGAAGGCAAATATTGATGTCACGGCCATGCAAGCTCAATATCAAGACGACCTGCAGACCTTTAATCAGGCCAGTAAGCCCACCGATTTCCAGCATCTGCAGAGTCTGATCAATGCCCAGTACGAGCTGGCCGTAGTCAATTCTATTCAGGCTGTTCCCTACGTTGGCAGCTTCAAGCTCAACACCTTTAAGGCCCAGATCGACGATCTCAAGAAATATGGTATCGATGCCAGCAGCTATCAGCAGCGCTACAATGCAGACAAGGCGGCGATGGAGCGGGCCACAACGCTAGAGCAGTACCTGGCCGTCTCGCGCCAGATCGATACCGATATGGCCGCCATGTATCCCGACCTTGTACGCGGAGAGGCTTACTGGCTGGTGAACGAGATCGATCGCCAGGCCCGTAGCTGGGGCAAAGCCCATCTCTATCATGATAAATTTGACGGCAACAACTACATTCTCGATGCGGGCTACACCCTCGACGGCATTGGCTACTGGCTCAATCGTGAGCTGAGCTGGACCTATACCACCGAGGACTATCAGGCGATCGTTGATGAAGAGCAGAATCAGCTCTTCAATCTCCACATGATGGAGCAGAATTACAACGACCACACGCCGTATAACAAAGTGCACCAGACCGATCTACAGATCCTCGATCACTACCACCTGCGCGGCTCCCAGGTGCTGATGGTCTCCTTCACCGAGCAGGCCATGCGCATCTACGATCACGGCAAGCTTGTGAATGCCTTCCTGGTCACCACAGGCCGGGTTGAGCGCCCGGCGCTGCCCGGGGTCTGGCCGACACAGAACCGTGAATCGCCGACCGAGTTTAAGTCGAGCGATCCTCCAGGCTCGCCCTACTACTATCCCCCCACCCACATCAACTATGCCATTCTCTATCACTGGGGCGGCTTCTTTGTCCATGATGCCTGGTGGCGCGCCGATTTTGGCCCGGGCACCCAGTTCCCTCATTATGACAGTGGCGGCGATGAGAGCTTTGCTGGCAACGGCAGCCACGGCTGTGTCAACGTCCAGGAAAGCCAGATGGCCTGGCTCTATGCTCACACCGACTGGAACACCGTCATCGTGATCTACTAA
- a CDS encoding DUF3536 domain-containing protein, producing MLEQQAVSEAASPGAAPLFLCLHGHFYQPPREDPFTGAIPAEAEAAPFANFNEKITAECYRPNAEAGNFELISYDLGPTLASWLANHHPTVHQTIIEADRQHRARYGSGNALAHPYHHVILPLANSRDKYTQIVWGLEDFRQRYGREAAGMWLPETAVDMETLDLLARCGITFTVLAPWQAATPVDVTEPYLVRLPGGRSITVFFYHSSLSGAVSFDGNVTVNADQFASTIVPAHLVPEKQQQHEPQLILIATDGELYGHHWIWRDKFLTRLVRYSAEAAGFQLCTLERYLHLYPPRREVTLRTPTSWSCFHGVDRWASGCACTEGRSDWKGALRQALNRLAARGDQLFERSTAEVLHDPWAARNGYLALRNGWRSLENFWEEVARPQGLMGKAALAEKRRRVLLLLEAEYYLLCSFTSCAFFFEDLDRIEPRNALAFARRAISLFWQALGVDLQSDFLRDLRAARSWRRPVSGADLYLRLPPVRADLLPPLPAPHELAADSEGEDVA from the coding sequence ATGCTTGAACAGCAAGCGGTGAGCGAGGCTGCAAGCCCCGGCGCTGCGCCTCTCTTCCTCTGCCTCCACGGGCACTTCTACCAGCCCCCGCGTGAGGACCCTTTCACTGGCGCTATTCCTGCCGAGGCCGAAGCCGCTCCCTTTGCCAATTTTAATGAGAAGATTACGGCGGAGTGCTACCGCCCCAATGCTGAGGCTGGTAATTTCGAGCTGATCAGCTATGATCTGGGGCCAACGCTAGCCTCCTGGTTGGCCAACCACCATCCCACTGTCCATCAGACGATCATCGAGGCCGACCGGCAGCACCGCGCCCGCTACGGCAGCGGCAACGCCCTGGCTCATCCCTACCATCATGTGATCCTCCCCCTGGCCAATAGCCGCGATAAGTATACGCAAATCGTCTGGGGCCTGGAGGATTTTCGCCAGCGCTACGGTCGCGAGGCAGCGGGGATGTGGCTGCCCGAGACGGCGGTGGATATGGAGACGCTCGATCTCCTGGCTCGTTGCGGCATCACCTTCACAGTCCTGGCTCCCTGGCAGGCCGCCACCCCGGTGGATGTGACGGAGCCCTATCTGGTGCGCCTGCCAGGAGGTCGCAGCATAACGGTCTTCTTCTACCACTCCTCGCTCTCAGGCGCGGTCTCCTTCGATGGCAATGTGACGGTGAACGCCGACCAGTTCGCCTCGACGATTGTACCCGCTCATCTGGTGCCGGAAAAGCAGCAGCAGCATGAGCCTCAGCTGATTTTAATCGCGACGGATGGCGAGCTGTATGGTCATCATTGGATCTGGCGCGATAAGTTTTTGACGCGCCTGGTGCGCTATAGCGCCGAGGCAGCCGGTTTCCAGTTGTGTACCCTGGAGCGCTACCTGCACCTGTATCCTCCCCGGCGCGAGGTGACGCTGCGTACACCAACGTCCTGGAGTTGCTTTCATGGGGTCGATCGCTGGGCCAGCGGCTGCGCCTGCACCGAAGGACGCAGCGACTGGAAAGGGGCCTTGCGCCAGGCCCTGAACCGCCTGGCTGCTCGCGGCGATCAGCTCTTCGAGCGCTCCACGGCAGAGGTACTACATGATCCCTGGGCGGCTCGCAATGGCTACCTGGCCTTGCGCAATGGCTGGCGCTCACTCGAAAACTTCTGGGAAGAGGTCGCCCGGCCCCAGGGTCTGATGGGGAAAGCCGCTCTCGCTGAGAAGCGTCGGCGCGTCCTGCTACTGCTGGAGGCCGAGTACTACCTGCTATGCAGTTTTACAAGCTGCGCCTTTTTCTTTGAGGATCTGGACCGCATTGAGCCGCGCAATGCGCTGGCCTTCGCCCGGCGGGCCATCAGTCTCTTCTGGCAGGCTTTGGGCGTTGATCTCCAAAGCGATTTTCTGCGGGACCTGCGCGCGGCCCGCAGTTGGCGCCGTCCCGTGAGCGGAGCGGATCTCTACCTGCGCCTGCCGCCCGTGCGCGCCGATCTGCTGCCGCCATTGCCTGCCCCTCATGAGCTGGCGGCGGATAGCGAAGGCGAAGATGTGGCTTGA
- a CDS encoding HNH endonuclease has product MPVLVLNSSFQPLSVISERRLVVLLSKKKVTFLDDEVRKAIEENIQARRLDHERPVIVQLLANVRVPRVALQPTRANIFLRDEETCQYCGKRTRELTLDHVIPRSRGGKSTWENLVTSCKACNSKKGNRLLKEANMRLIRQPRPLTQEYAGVFLLRYPKLRQAYEEFLMSTQSRSA; this is encoded by the coding sequence ATGCCTGTCTTAGTTCTGAACTCTTCCTTTCAGCCTCTCTCGGTCATCTCAGAGCGTCGTCTGGTCGTCCTGCTGTCAAAGAAAAAGGTGACTTTCCTGGACGACGAGGTTCGCAAGGCCATTGAGGAGAATATTCAGGCCCGCCGCCTCGACCACGAGCGGCCCGTAATCGTACAGTTGCTCGCCAATGTCCGTGTTCCGCGCGTCGCCCTCCAGCCCACACGCGCGAATATCTTCCTGCGCGACGAGGAAACCTGTCAGTACTGCGGCAAGCGGACACGCGAGCTGACGCTCGACCATGTGATCCCGCGCTCGCGTGGCGGTAAGAGCACCTGGGAGAACCTGGTGACTTCCTGCAAGGCCTGCAATAGTAAGAAGGGCAATCGCCTCCTCAAAGAGGCTAATATGCGCCTGATCCGCCAGCCTCGTCCGCTGACGCAGGAGTACGCCGGCGTCTTCCTACTGCGTTACCCGAAGCTCCGCCAGGCTTATGAGGAGTTCTTGATGAGTACGCAGTCGCGCTCGGCCTGA
- a CDS encoding RrF2 family transcriptional regulator: MILRVSTKGEYGVRLMVDLARHYYSSRPRSLTDIAQAEQLSLAYLEQLVKLLRESEPPLVVSTRGAHGGYRLSRPPEEITMGEIVRVLEGPIAPMICATEGEMTQICSLLDSCKTKFLWARVRDAVAQTLDSITLAELVGASEQEAQNAPTHFISISDIRVAPSSAM, translated from the coding sequence ATGATTTTGAGAGTCTCCACAAAAGGCGAGTATGGCGTACGCCTCATGGTTGATCTGGCTCGCCACTATTACAGCTCGCGCCCGCGGTCATTGACCGATATTGCCCAGGCTGAGCAGTTGTCTCTGGCGTATCTGGAGCAGCTGGTGAAGCTTCTGCGTGAGTCTGAGCCGCCGCTGGTGGTCAGTACGCGCGGGGCGCATGGTGGTTATCGACTGAGCCGCCCGCCGGAGGAGATCACGATGGGGGAGATTGTGCGAGTCCTGGAGGGGCCGATCGCGCCCATGATCTGCGCGACGGAGGGAGAGATGACGCAGATTTGCAGTCTGCTCGACTCCTGCAAGACGAAGTTCCTCTGGGCCAGGGTGCGCGATGCTGTTGCCCAGACGCTGGATTCGATCACTCTCGCCGAGCTGGTCGGCGCCTCCGAGCAAGAGGCGCAGAACGCTCCAACGCACTTTATCTCCATCTCGGATATCCGTGTGGCTCCGTCATCGGCTATGTGA